Proteins encoded together in one Macrobrachium rosenbergii isolate ZJJX-2024 chromosome 45, ASM4041242v1, whole genome shotgun sequence window:
- the LOC136829711 gene encoding uncharacterized protein — MDNLAYTTNDAVKLKWAYEKLGSIFSPYQFELQQFITNDDSLQQYIDDGKLKTPPRVKLLGLIWDRSSDTLLTRKLVLDRDATTKRQILSSIAANFDVFSFYGPLLNRARLFMHSLQCKKEVGWDDRLSDDELREWINICKQVNCVPEIAVKRFVGRRNDTFQLIAFCDSSKLIYGVVLFLKNLRTKEVSFLLSKNRLIGRQLELKSIPSLEFQSLLLGTETVVDIYKELSGSENVSPINITKLVVFSDSAVALSWLNSRTNKFDKLRKLNIFVMNRLHRIENLCETVPVTFKFCTGIINPADCTTRSMSYKRLIKSNFFTGPDFIQDVLEDDSMDITIPNPLTNVLEVSEGQCEIRTVTEPEMGDLFNTAVESSSWLHMISVYKYVLTFINNIKMKLKNKLGKYDHLEVFSNDEISVKAWQMIVLHDQRQKFPEVFKYFKERNPQIRDIPNIVSQLNLFIDKKSGLLRVKSKFCKWRDNGNEFPILLSKNSELTEEIIRKFHVKLAHSGVYATLSEARKQFWIPCSFSTVKKVLKACVHCRRFNGRTIKLNQSPYREFRVSPPTIPYRYIFIDYFGPYWLYWMGKKSKVWILCITCLWSRAINLKVCIDLSVTSFLRAFQLHCFEFGVPELCLSDQGSQLTSGARTVENFLSDKDTQSYFRENNIRPLSFQQYYKGHNELGSLVESCVKMVKRLIEGSIRNMVLDYLDFEFAVQNIVHLVNRRPIAFKEYLRSNDGTEPVPSPITPEILVKGHELNSLNIIPHLHPLPTADDTWIPDISPIAHVKDSHRKLRKARESLIEVYNKEFVVQLMNQATDKRCRYQPVNHKLLEVGDIVLIKEPLLKPTNFPMGIVKEIKLNSLGEVTGATVLKGKSREETKRHVSCLIPLLYRREFEDKLVDKAQSQDVGKQGKEEVGKEKPKRRAAMIGREKVKKLFDDYLT; from the coding sequence ATGGacaacctagcctacactacCAATGATGCTGTCAAGTTGAAATGGGCCTATGAGAAACTTGGAAGTATATTTTCTCCTTATCAATTTGAATTACAGCAATTTATAACTAATGATGACTCTCTGCAGCAATATATAGATGACGGCAAGTTAAAGACTCCTCCTAGGGTTAAACTGCTTGGCTTGATTTGGGACAGAAGCAGCGATACTCTTTTGACAAGAAAGCTGGTACTTGACAGGGATGCAACAACCAAAAGACAGATTTTAAGTTCAATTGCAGCCAATTTTgatgttttctcattttatggTCCATTATTAAACAGGGCTCGACTCTTTATGCATTCActacaatgcaagaaagaagttGGATGGGACGATAGACTGTCGGATGATGAATTAAGAGAGTGGATTAATATTTGCAAGCAAGTAAATTGTGTTCCTGAAATTGCAGTCAAGAGATTTGTTGGTCGTAGAAATGATACTTTCCAACTGATTGCTTTTTGTGATTCTAGCAAACTCATTTATGGAGTTGTACTCTTCCTTAAGAACTTGAGAACAAAGGAGGTAAGTTTCCTGCTTTCAAAAAATAGGTTAATTGGACGCCAATTGGAACTGAAATCCATCCCTTCTCTTGAATTTCAATCTCTTTTACTGGGTACAGAAACTGTTGTTGATATTTATAAGGAACTTAGTGGTTCAGAGAATGTGTCTCCCATTAACATTACAAAATTAGTAGTATTCTCAGATAGTGCAGTTGCACTGAGTTGGCTAAATTCTCGAACAAATAAGtttgataaattaagaaaattaaatatttttgtcatgaacAGATTGCACCGAATCGAGAATTTATGTGAGACTGTCCcagttacttttaaattttgtacagGTATAATAAATCCTGCAGATTGTACTACCAGGTCCATGTCTTATAAGAGGTTGATAAAATCAAATTTCTTCACAGGACCTGATTTCATTCAGGATGTCCTAGAAGATGACAGCATGGATATAACAATCCCAAATCCTTTAACCAACGTACTTGAAGTTTCAGAGGGCCAGTGTGAAATAAGGACTGTGACAGAGCCAGAGATGGGAGATCTCTTTAATACAGCAGTTGAAAGTTCCAGTTGGCTTCACATGATTTCTGTCTACAAATATGTACTGACATTCATaaacaatatcaaaatgaaattgaagaacAAATTGGGCAAGTATGACCATCTTGAGGTTTTCAGTAATGATGAAATTTCCGTAAAAGCATGGCAGATGATAGTTCTGCATGATCAAAGACAAAAATTTCctgaagtttttaaatatttcaaagaaagaaaccCTCAAATTAGAGATATACCCAACATTGTAAGTCAGCTGAATTTATTCATTGATAAGAAATCTGGGTTACTAAGGGTTAAAAGTAAGTTTTGCAAGTGGAgagataatggtaatgaattcCCCATTCTTTTGTCCAAAAACAGTGAATTGACTGAAGAGATTATTAGGAAATTTCATGTAAAGTTAGCACATTCTGGTGTATATGCTACCCTGTCGGAGGCTAGGAAACAGTTTTGGATTCCTTGTAGTTTTTCTACCGTAAAGAAAGTCTTGAAAGCTTGTGTTCACTGCCGCAGATTTAACGGCAGAACTATAAAGTTAAACCAGTCTCCATATAGGGAATTTAGGGTTTCTCCTCCAACCATACCTTATAGGTACATATTCATAGATTATTTTGGACCTTACTGGTTGTATTGGATGGGTAAGAAATCAAAAGTTTGGATATTGTGTATCACCTGTTTGTGGTCAAGGGCCATAAATCTTAAGGTATGTATAGACCTTTCGGTGACATCCTTTTTGCGAGCCTTTCAGCTGCATTGTTTCGAGTTTGGGGTACCTGAACTCTGTTTAAGTGACCAAGGTTCACAATTAACTTCAGGTGCTCGAACTGTGGAAAACTTTTTAAGTGATAAGGATACTCAATCCTACTTCAGGGAGAACAACATAAGACCGTTGAGTTTTCAGCAATACTATAAAGGCCACAATGAACTGGGATCTTTAGTAGAATCATGTGTAAAAATGGTCAAGAGACTGATTGAAGGTTCTATAAGGAATATGGTCCTAGACTACTTAGACTTTGAATTTGCTGTTCAAAATATTGTACATTTAGTAAATCGTCGTCCAATTGCCTTCAAAGAATATTTGCGAAGCAATGATGGGACTGAACCGGTACCATCTCCTATAACTCCCGAAATTTTAGTGAAAGGACACGAATTAAACTCTCTAAATATTATTCCCCATCTACATCCTTTACCTACGGCAGATGATACATGGATTCCTGACATATCTCCCATTGCCCATGTGAAGGACAGTCACAGAAAGTTAAGAAAGGCTAGGGAAAGTTTAATAGAAGTATATAATAAGGAGTTTGTTGTGCAGCTTATGAACCAAGCGACTGATAAACGATGTAGGTACCAACCTGTTAATCATAAGCTATTAGAAGTTGGAGACATTGTTCTCATTAAAGAACCCCTGCTTAAACCTACTAATTTTCCAATGGGTATAGTTAAAGAGATAAAACTTAATTCTTTGGGGGAAGTAACTGGTGCAACTGTACTCAAAGGAAAAAGTAGGGAAGAGACTAAAAGGCACGTTTCCTGTTTGATTCCATTGCTTTATAGAAGGGAATTTGAGGATAAACTTGTTGATAAGGCGCAGTCACAAGATGTTGGTAAACAGGGTAAGGAAGAAGTGGGAAAGGAAAAACCCAAGAGGCGGGCTGCCATGAttgggagagagaaagtgaagaaattgTTTGACGATTATCTAacctaa